A window from Plectropomus leopardus isolate mb chromosome 3, YSFRI_Pleo_2.0, whole genome shotgun sequence encodes these proteins:
- the LOC121963357 gene encoding 5-hydroxytryptamine receptor 3A-like, with protein sequence MKEVKVAGLFVISFSLLHGFLVALNCTSPTPEALFDALEKELFSRKLLRPVKSFSDPLSVSINLTLVGILGVNEKDQYLTIFLWQVLQWYIDGLSWDEKECGTNRVSVPREDLWIPDILCTEFMEEDKSPKTPYVYLYNTGRVYEDKPIRVVATCKLVIFTFPFDIQNCSLTFEPYLHFVGDIRMFPGSTAAETLTESKQVLQTKGEWELVDIVSAQTTLDITGGSYSEIKYYIILRRRPLLYVINLLIPSCFLITLDLFSFLLPPQSVDRASFKMTLILGYTVFLLIMNDLLPVTGDTTPLMNVLFSVSLALMVASTLETVFITNIQFSSNRYSAVPRWLSVFVLRYLAVVVCLPPKKRTNRVTVSLHQPASAMNASIISLRNLQSVSGDTPHEEPPPEPALEELKKLSRDLMAIRLQIDKHCQGSNSSQEWQMIGLVIDRLLFGLYILFISTCFITIISLWMWSYFVITENK encoded by the exons ATGAAAGAAGTAAAAGTAGCCGGGCTCTTTGTCATCAGTTTTTCACTGCTTCAtg GTTTTCTTGTGGCATTGAACTGCACCAGTCCAACTCCTGAAGCCTTGTTCGATGCACTTGAGAAGGAAttattttccagaaaactaCTGCGACCTGTAAAAAGCTTTTCAGATCCACTGAGCGTATCAATAAACCTGACTTTGGTGGGAATTTTGGGAGTG AATGAAAAAGACCAATACTTGACAATATTCCTATGGCAAGTCCTG CAGTGGTATATAGACGGACTaagttgggatgagaaagaATGTGGAACGAACAGAGTCTCTGTCCCTCGAGAAGATCTTTGGATCCCAGACATCCTCTGCACAGAGTT CATGGAGGAGGACAAATCTCCCAAAACTCCTTATGTATACTTGTACAACACAGGTCGTGTGTATGAGGATAAGCCGATCAGAGTGGTCGCCACCTGTAAATTAGTAATCTTCACTTTCCCCTTTGATATCCAAAACTGCTCACTCACCTTTGAACCATATCTACACTTTG TTGGAGACataaggatgtttccaggaaGCACAGCTGCAGAGACCCTGACAGAGTCCAAACAAGTGCTGCAGACCAAAGGGGAGTGGGAGCTTGTAGATATCGTATCGGCTCAAACTACCCTTGACATAACAGGTGGAAGCTACTCTGAGATCAAATACTAT ATTATTTTGAGACGAAGACCACTCCTCTATGTGATAAACCTCCTGATACCCAGCTGCTTCCTCATCACATTGGACCTCTTCAGCTTCTTGCTGCCTCCCCAGAGTGTCGACCGGGCCTCCTTCAAGATGACCCTCATCCTGGGCTACACTGTTTTCCTGCTCATCATGAACGACCTGCTCCCTGTCACTGGAGATACAACACCTCTCATGA aTGTTTTATTCTCAGTCAGTCTCGCTCTGATGGTGGCCAGCACATTGGAGACAGTGTTTATCACTAACATCCAGTTCAGCTCCAACCGGTACAGTGCGGTGCCTAGATGGCTCAGTGTCTTTGTGTTACGATACCTAGCTGTTGTCGTTTGTCTCCCTCCAAAAAAGAGGACCAATCGCGTCACAGTCTCCCTTCACCAACCTGCTAGCG CAATGAATGCCAGCATCATCTCCCTAAGAAATCTTCAGAGTGTCTCTGGTGATACACCTCATGAGGAACCCCCTCCAGAGCCAGCcctggaggagctgaagaagTTGAGCAGAGATCTCATGGCCATCCGCCTTCAAATTGATAAACACTGCCAAGGGAGCAATAGCTCGCAGGAATGGCAAATGATCGGATTGGTCATTGACCGTCTCCTGTTCGGCTTGTATATTCTCTTCATCTCTACCTGCTTTATCACCATCATATCTCTCTGGATGTGGAGTTACTTTGtcataacagaaaataaatga